The following coding sequences lie in one Arachis hypogaea cultivar Tifrunner chromosome 9, arahy.Tifrunner.gnm2.J5K5, whole genome shotgun sequence genomic window:
- the LOC140175401 gene encoding aspartyl protease family protein At5g10770-like, whose product MKEQEECPPPEEMKIDYWKKRMMLDDLRVRFNQNMFGRMASLSSSNQNLLPPSIYNALKEGFLRQFQGYPQVPGVAILDTCFDLTGIQQVKVPTIRMYFEGDNHAKLNVDPSGTLIMIDEGDGASKSKVCFPFASLSYEHEVPIIGNLQQRNNRVIYDSKLFRVGFAE is encoded by the exons ATGAAGGAGCAAGAAGAGTGTCCACCACcagaagaaatgaaaattgaTTATTGGAAGAAAAGAATGATGCTTGATGATCTTCGTGTTCGTTTCAATCAAAACATGTTTGGAAGAATGGCGTCATTGTCTAGTAGTAACCAAAACTT GTTGCCTCCATCAATCTACAACGCATTGAAGGAAGGATTCTTGAGACAATTTCAAGGTTACCCTCAAGTTCCTGGGGTTGCAATCCTTgacacatgttttgatctaaccGGGATTCAACAAGTGAAAGTGCCTACCATAAGAATGTACTTTGAGGGTGATAATCATGCTAAGCTTAACGTGGATCCATCTGGAACATTGATCATGATTGATGAGGGTGATGGTGCTTCAAAATCAAAAGTTTGTTTCCCATTTGCAAGCCTTTCTTATGAACATGAAGTTCCCATAATTGGAAATCTTCAGCAGAGGAATAATAGGGTCATATATGATTCCAaactatttagggtgggttttgCAGAATAA
- the LOC112709693 gene encoding uncharacterized protein: MAHSDDDVLGLGNKALSGTKRKSPDDSSEEEKEKEDKGFQVESPDNNNKRPRTEEENVLEEEEQNQLGELGCSPDVANQMMNHSRFLLLLKRYPLEARDYSLMTETRNLIGQVQFLAMNVSEYPDFSRQFPEAGRIPCVTLFHGFQVLAWCPMDEGTTAENVAALGAPDN; this comes from the coding sequence ATGGCTCACAGCGATGACGATGTCCTAGGTCTGGGAAATAAGGCTCTGAGCGGCACCAAAAGGAAGTCTCCTGATGACTcctcagaagaagaaaaggagaaggaGGACAAGGGATTCCAAGTGGAATCTCCAGATAACAATAACAAAAGACCAAGGACAGAAGAGGAGAATGTCCTTGAAGAGGAGGAGCAGAATCAACTTGGAGAATTGGGATGCAGTCCTGATGTTGCAAACCAAATGATGAACCATTCTCGCTTCCTTTTGTTACTCAAAAGGTATCCTCTTGAGGCCAGGGATTACTCcctcatgactgaaacaaggaaTCTGATTGGTCAAGTTCAGTTTCTTGCTATGAATGTATCGGAATATCCTGATTTTTCGAGGCAATTCCCTGAAGCGGGGAGGATTCCTTGTGTGACACTTTTTCACGGATTCCAAGTACTTGCTTGGTGTCCAATGGATGAGGGTACTACTGCAGAGAATGTTGCTGCCCTGGGAGCTCCAGACAATTGA
- the LOC112709694 gene encoding thymidine kinase a-like, producing the protein MNEKYGHDAYRKLDVIGIDEFCCKAADEDGKIVIVAGLDGDYLRKSFGSVLHIIPLADTELCCKRAFFTLRKTQETQTELIAGSDVYMPVCRYHYINSEVVTETSKNVLESVKRNNDSLLDVATRF; encoded by the exons ATGAATGAAAAATATGGTCATGATGCTTATCGAAAG TTGGATGTGATTGGTATAGATGAGTTCTGCTGCAAGGCTGCTGATGAAGATGGTAAAATTGTGATTGTTGCTGGCCTGGATGGTGATTACTTGAG GAAAAGCTTTGGTTCTGTGCTTCACATAATACCGCTTGCTGATACTGAATTATGCTGCAAGCGTGCTTTCTTCACTCTCAGGAAGACACAAGAGACACAAACTGAACTGATTGCTGGTTCTGATGTCTACATGCCAGTGTGCCGATATCACTATATTAACAGTGAAGTTGTCACTGAAACTTCAAAGAATGTGTTGGAATCTGTCAAACGCAACAATGATTCACTTCTTGATGTAGCCACAAGGTTTTAG